CACATCAGCTCTCTTGCTTTATCTAAGCGGCCCAGACATAAAGAGTACTTACTATGTGCCAATTTTTCCTTCCTCCTTCATATTTTTCTCAGCATCCACAGCGACCGTGACCGATCCTCCCAGCCAGTGTTCGGACCCGAGCGGGAGCAGTGACCACCCTGCATGCGTGGCCTGTGCTCGCTATCCGCTCGCCCTTCCCTCTGCTGCTCTGCCTTGACTTCACTGACCCTTTTTAGGATCCCCGTGAAGCCGTTAAACCGTCACTTGTTTTCTAGAATCTGGAATATATTGTACAATGTCAACTCCCCAAAACCATAAAACTAGCTTTATGGACCTCACGTGACCAGGGGACAGCCAGTGAGCGGTATCAGTCTGAGGCCATGCAGGCCTGAGCTTAACGATGCAACTTGAAGATAAAAAGCACTCATCTGTTTGACATGGAAATGTCAAAGCTGCGTTCTTTTTCGTGGGGCAACCTAAAAGCAGACGATAGTTAGCTTGGAAATATCTCAATTCACGAGCGCATGAACGGAGGCAGCGAATGGCGGTCGTGTACGGGTGAGTCtcctagaaaaaaaatagagaaaaaaaggaacaaaaggaGACAGAATATACTTTATGTACATCAGTCGGTGAGTTTTAAagcttttgcattttactgcctgAATGTAGTGGCTAAGGTGAATTTACTAGCGAGTGTTGCCGAGAGCCTTTGGCGACTTTCGGAACAACTTGTTTTATCCGATCTGATGAGGTGATATGACATTTGCCcctggtttgtgtgtgttcttggaACACCTTGTTTGGTGATGGACGTGCTTTGGGCTGTGAAGCTGATGAGGAAATATAGGTGCAGTCTCTGAGTCAAGCTGTTCACAATTTGAACAAACTAACGTTACTGACGAAGTTGTTTGCAGAAGGAGGAGAGAAAGGAGAGCGTGATGTGACGATATGAAGCATTTCAATCCATGTAGACGaaaagcagaaatgcagcaaGAAGAAAATACGGGGTCTGTTCTGCTTGAGAGAAAAGTTCATCCAAAACCGCGATGCAACTTTGGGTATTAATTATTTCAAGAATTTTTTGTCTTACTGGTGCCGTGGTGGACGTTCGGTTTGCAAGTTCTTGTTTATAAGTGTTTGGTTCTACTGGGTCGAAAGACCGACACCATTGATGGTGGTAATCGTGTATCAAATATGCCTTTACAAGGTTCCTTGTTTTGATTTATACTGCAAGAAAAGTATTTGTTGAACAGATGCCCTTGTTTAATGCGTGTGCTATAATTTCCATGTTGAGGGTGATATTGGAAACAAATCAATATATGCTGCGCAGTTCTACTGCAAACTGTAgcacaataataatattttgcCAAAATAAATGGCAATAATTTTGTCCACAAAAGAACTCAAAAGGATCAGGTTTATCAGGTGCTATTAATACACGACAGccatacatttaaaatacactTTACACACATAAACCCCACGATGACAATAATATGCACTTACACTTGAAATGGTACAGAACGGGAAGTTAGAAAAAAATCCAGTTTACACGATAAGCAAGCCCTAAAAAATCCAGAGCAGTTTCTGGCATTAAAACATTGGGGATGTTTATTGGGAAGTAGCCTCCGGAGGCTCAAATAACttacaataaacatttttttaatatgtactATCGGCAAAACCAATTTCCACCAAGCAACAGGTATTATGAGACTCATGAATAAGTACGGGAAACGAGATATCGTTGcgcttttttttatgtatgtgtgtgtgtgcctttcctCAAAGGCGGATATTCGTTCTCCAAAAATCACAACACAAGATGGCTCTACCAAGTACCACATGAATAGTTCGACATTAACCTAAAATGCAGTAGCTCCATCATCAGAAGTAATGAAAGATGAAAGTGCTGTATTAATACCGGGTCACAAATGAGGTGTCATATATTTGTGCAGTATTGATTTGGAGTCTCGTTTGGGGTTCCTAGTTACtttgcttttttcttctttttttttacactcttgGTATCTGATATTGTTGACGTTTTTGTCTTCAGTTTCTCTCTGGTTGGATGCAAAAAATGGCTTAATGGGCGGAGCGGTTAAAATTTAAATGAAGAACCTAATAATGTTAATCCCTAAGGTTGGAAGGCTGGGCCGCTAGTGCCAAGACTCATGCTTTTCAGTTTGTTGTCCTTCTTCCATTTCATCCTTCGATTTTGGAACCAGATTTTAATTTGCCGCTCGGTGAGGCAAAGCGTGTGCGCGATCTCAATCCGTCGCCTGCGCGTCAGATAGCGGTTGAAGTGAAACTCCTTCTCCAGCTCGAGTGTCTGGTAGCGGGTGTACGCCGTCCGTGCACGTTTCCCGTCGGGGCCCGTCATATCTGAGGGTTTTGAAGCGGACAAACAGTTGAGGACTGTTAGCAGCAGCAACACGTTCAGTTATTTGGAATAAATAGAACACACTGGACACAATCAATTAACTTCAAACTGTATACGGGCTCACGCGCGTAAATTTCAGTCAACTATTTGCATTCACCCTCGGTAGATTGGGAACAAATTTCAAACGGTACCATTTTCCCAATCGCATTGCATTCTCACACAACTGGGGAAAAAAGGTCTCGCTTTACAATGTCATTCTGGTTCACCGTCACCCCATTTCTTCTCTTCCCGTTtcatggtgggggtgggggtaggtgGGTGCCCCTTCTTCTGCCTCACTTCCCTAATGAAGTGCCCACacgtaaaataacattttcaaagcAACAACCTCAAAAGTCTTTTCTGGCcttgatctttttcttttttttttgtccatgtttcTCACCCGCGGCTGCGTCTCGTCTGCACTTCTCCTGTAGCTTTTACTGCCGGGTTTGTCGCTATCTTGGCagatttatgacattttttgtgGGATTTTCTAAACCAGAAAGACGGGGGCAACGATTCGCATTGATGGCTTCTAAATACAGACAATGAATAAAGGAACACGCAAAAAGAATGCTTCGGGATTAATAAAAGGCATGCTTTGCTGATTTACTGTTGAGTCAccgatttgaaaaacaaacaaacaaacgccacATTTTGAATTGACATTCTAAAAGAAACAAACCAGATTTCCGCTGTGGCTAATTaaatattttggaaatgaaggATCGGGTTTCTTCTAAATAAAAGTGGGTCACGAGTCGACTGAATATGTGCCTCCATTAACTGTTCAGTATGGCTAATCATTTCCAAGTGTCCAGATAAAGACACGAACGCAATGTGTGCTTATCAACACTTATGCCGGGAAAATATAGACACGCTTGTACCATGGCTAATGTGCAGCTTTCTCATCCAGGGGAATATCTGTGGAGACTCGCTGCCCGTCGCGCTGCCCGGGTTTGAGCCGGCCGCCCTGCCGCCCTCTTGTTTCTCCGCCGCTTGTGTTTGGTGATCGCCCTCGGCCGAGTGGACGTGCTGCATTTCATCCGCTTCCGCCGCACTCTCGTTCAGCTCCGTGAACCGCTGCGTCGCTCTGCCGCCGGACGCTGGTGAGGGCAGGTTGAAGGAGCGAAGAAGCCCGCTTCCCGTTTGTTCCGAGAGGGGAGACGAGCTCCGACTACTCTGCTTACTGTCTTCGCAATTCGTTGACGAGAGGGGGTGAGGCGATGGAACAGCTGGACGACTGCCTGAAACTCTTCTCGCTGTCCAGGGGGCTAAAGCTCCGAGCGTCCCCGACGACCGAACCTCTTCCCAAGTGTCCTTCGGTATTTGAGGCATTGGTGTTGCCACCTCCCCGGCTGGCGACCGTCAAGTCCATTCCATTGTAGCCATAGCCGTAAGAACCAGTCGCGTGATGCGCGGCCGTGGAAGGATCCCTGTACACCCCCAATGTACCGCTGCCCGGACCATAATTTAGCAGTTGATAGTCGGGGCCATTTGGGTAGCGCCCTGAGAACGAGTTTACAAAGTAAGAGCTCATTTAGGTTGTTTTACTTCGCTTATAGATCAATGTCAGGGGATCTTAATTTGCAGGATTCCCGGTGGTCCCGATAGAACGCTAGCACTTTCATCGAtttatgatgtacagtattagtGAATTATGGCGATGCACTGTACTTGGTTTTTAGCTTTGTATGCGCCGTCCAaatatgggggtggggtggcgaGTGTGTGTTTGACGGGAGTGGGTTGGGTAGGGCGGGATGGGGCGCCGAGAGCTGAAGGGAGCGGTCACGTGGTTTTGTTGACCCGTCGTAAATTCTCGCCGATGACTTGGATAGGTAATTCATGTTCTGAGGTTTCTAATGATAAAGGCATGGGCGGGGGCAAGCGCTCTCTCCCTCCTTCTCTGTCAATCCCGCACGCGAGCGCATACTACCCGCAGCTGAGCTCAGAGCGTCACCTACTGCCGTTAGATTTTATTGCAGCGATTAAAATGAAAGGACTGAGATTTTTAACTACAGGAGAACTGATCTTCGGCCATGCACGTGGGAGCCATTTTATCAATACAATTCGACcatcaagtttttaaaaaaacgtaacTTAATGAATGCTGCATTTGTTTATGGTTTAcatattttactgtttttgtttgactcTGAGATCATTATTACTCTCTCATGGAGTCTAGTTttagtcaaataaaaataggaTCACTGCTTACTGCTTCCTCCCATCTGCAAGAGAGGGAAAAGTGTTTAACTTGATCAGTGAAACCGCATTGgatgaaaatgtgttgatttaTGATTACTTGGTTTGCAAGGTATATGGTGAAATTCAATCACAGAGACTTCAACTGTCTGGTGTTGCATCTGCAATATCCACTCTGCTCTTCACGCATCGCGCATTCTCAAACGCGAGGGCGTGTGAAGAtttccacatcatttgatgtctAATAAAACGCCACACAATATATGATAGAAGAGAAATGCTGAAGGGGAAAATAAGTACTGCAAATTAAATACGTACAAAAGTTTTAAAAGTTATTGAACTGTATATGTTAAAAGGCCGATCTGGTGGCTTCGTGGAATGAAATTGGGGGAAAACCCATCACGTGGAATGTACCTCTCAGctataacattattattattattattttaacgtTTGCACAGGCGAgacgaagcaaaaaaaaaggaaaactaaaATGCATGTAATATGAATGAAAGTATAAACTTAAATATCTTGCAGCTACAAAATTATTGAGGTGCATTGGCTGCTGCGAGttcaattttgattttaattttagtGAACGCTGAACATTTTATCAGAATCCTGTAATCTTAATTTGTAGGGAACATCAGCCTTGATTAAAAGGTTTTTACTCGTAATCAATTGAAGCAGGATTTGTGGTTACAATTTAATCGGACAGACTGACAAACCATTCCGGGAATATAATTTCCAAGAAATCAACAATACGCGCTGCATGATTTGAGTCGCATTTCTTGCAagaaaatcaccccc
This region of Hippocampus zosterae strain Florida chromosome 17, ASM2543408v3, whole genome shotgun sequence genomic DNA includes:
- the LOC127590254 gene encoding LOW QUALITY PROTEIN: homeobox protein Hox-B5a-like (The sequence of the model RefSeq protein was modified relative to this genomic sequence to represent the inferred CDS: inserted 2 bases in 1 codon) → MSSYFVNSFSGRYPNGPDYQLLNYGPGSGTLGVYRDPSTAAHHATGSYGYGYNGMDLTVASRGGGNTNASNTEGHLGRGSVVGDARSFSPLDSEKSFRQSSSCSIASPXLSSTNCEDSKQSSRSSSPLSEQTGSGLLRSFNLPSPASGGRATQRFTELNESAAEADEMQHVHSAEGDHQTQAAEKQEGGRAAGSNPGSATGSESPQIFPWMRKLHISHDMTGPDGKRARTAYTRYQTLELEKEFHFNRYLTRRRRIEIAHTLCLTERQIKIWFQNRRMKWKKDNKLKSMSLGTSGPAFQP